TCTTCCTCTTCTTCGGAAAGAGCTTTGATTAGCTCAGTATTAATAAACAGTTTTATGACCTGATCTGGGCTTGTATTGATTGTCGTAGCAAGAGTTTGTAAGACTCGCAGTCTTTTATCTTTTTCACTCTCTGTGTAAACTTCTTCACTCGGGTCAAATTTCCAACCGGGTTCCTTTGCTTTTTGCTCGAAGGCTCGTACCGAGCTGTCAGGGGCCTTATCCCAGTTCAGACCTTCAGTTACATACCGCTCCAGTCTTCGATGAGCTAAAAAGTAAAATCCCTTACGGTCGGTAATTTGCTCGGTTCGAGTGTCACGGACAACTCCTTCTCTGCTAGAAACAATTTTGTAATAGCCCTGCGGATCTTCAATTTCAATTCGCCCAACCACCTCTCTTGTGCCCAGGTTTCTTGCGTAACCTTGCGCTTTATGTCTATCCAGTCCAAGCCAATCGTCTTTTTCTTCACCATAAGGTGGTATTCGGAAGCCGTTAATAAATAAAAATATGGAGCCGAACTGCACCTTATCAAAACCGGTCATCTTTTTGAAATATCCTTTCGCATATGGATTGAGGTAGTAAATCACAGCCTTCACCCCCTTTAGAAGATGGAACCGGTTATTCTCTTCCACTAATTCAAAAATCAGTCGACCTTTATCTCGAAGGATAGTTGTAATCGTAGACCCATCCTCCGAAACTTGAGACTCTATTGATGTGGATGTAAAATCTAGACGAGTAAAAATTTGGTTCTTAATTTCGCCGCTTACCGATTCGTTAAATTCGGGTGCGGCGAGAAATAATGAAAAGGGAGTTTTACTAAAGGCCTGATTTGGATTGAGTAAGCGTTCCAAGTATCTACGCAGTGACAACAATTTTTCATCGTTCCACTCACTCCTTAACTTACTAATTTCGAGAATCGTACCGTGGTTGAATCCTTTAAAGCGTGTGGTCTTTAAAAAAGTTGATTTTGTGATGATAGCCACCTCAACTGGCACCGTTTCAATCCGCTTATCTGGAGCATCGTCAATCTCAAAATCCTTCCAGTTGACTTTCAGATGAACAATCGGACCTTTCTTAGTTTTCGTATATATATCTAAAAAATGCCCCAAGCGATCGCAAGAAAAACGGCCTATCCCTTTTGCCCCTGCAAGAACTCTATCAAACTCCTTCTTTTTAGTTTTCTTTTCTGAGAAAGCGATATTCAACCACCTATTTTCGATCGCCCCTAAGTCCATTCCCTTTCCCCAATCTTGAATAATAATTTTGGAAGAATGCTTGGAATAAATAGGATTTTCAGAGTCATCGTTCGATAAAATGTTTTTGAAACTAATATCGACCTTCCTCGAACCAGCATCGAATGCGTTTTTTACAAGCTCAAGTACTGCGATATTATCATTGTTGATTAAATCTTTTCCAATGATGCTCTTGAGCAGAACGTTAGTTTTAAAGTGAAGATTTGGCATTTATAAAAGCTTCCGTAAAGCTAAACCTGCCTGCTCGGCAAAAAGCGGTGGAATTGCATTTCCAATTTGAGTATAACGAGGAACCTCTAGTCGCCTAAGTTTACCTCCGGTGGTGTATTTTCCTTTGAATTCAAAACGGTCTGGAAAAGACTGCAATCGCGCATATTCTCTTACAGTCAGTATGCGCGGCTCACTATAATGAATGTAGTCATCTGGCAAACTCGTAAGAGTAGGACTCACGCTGTTTGCACAGAGGGGTGTTATTGATCTTTTCTTTAATTTGTACTTAGCTTTTAACTCTTCCGAAATTTGCTTAGCTTTCGGCGCACGCCTAAGAATATCTCGGAAACGCCTAACTGTGGATTTCTCATGTTTAGCAAAGCGATGACTGTCGGGCACCTCAGAAATCACGCCTTCACGCAAGAATCGCTGATAGCGACTTTGAGGAGTTGAATATGTACCAGCTAAAAAGCTCTTGGAATCAGGAGACTTAATCAGCCCATTACACTTCTGTAGATCACGAATTGCCTGTGAAACCGTGCACCTTGTAGGTAGCCCCTTCCGTTTCAAAAAACCAACCTTCTGCTTCTTTATAAGCTTAAAGAAGGCTTTAGCAGATCCTTTTAGTGTTCCGACAAGAATGTATCTCCGTCGACGTTGAGGAACCCCATATCCTGCAAAGTCAATCACGTCTGCAAATACATCGTATCCGAGCTTTCGAAGGAGCTTACAAACCTTATCCGAGTAAATCTCCCCTGAACCATTTTTCGCAAATTCCATTGTAAAGCCCCTCACATTTTCGAAGAGAAGCAGCTTAGGCTTCACAATTTTTACGAAAGCAACATATGATTTCACCAACCTGTTGCGCTGGTCCTTTTCCTGACGTTTACCATTAACGGAAAATCCCTGACACGGTGGTCCGCCTGCCACGAGGGTAATTTTTCCTGCAAGCTTCTTCAGCTCGGAAGGATACTTCCTTATGACCTTTTTTATATCATGCGAAGTGGTGGGTAGCCACTTTGGCCATGCAAAGTGCTCCTCCATATCAACGAGATTATGTTTAAGTGTAGCAAATGCCATCGGATCCTTTTCGATGGCAATTACACCTTTCCACCCTGCTTTCATTAATCCGTACGAAAGTCCTCCGCAGCCTGCAAAAAGATCAACTACAGTTAGATTCGGTTGACGTCTGCGCCGTTTACTCACGCATCCACCCCCTTACAAAGCTCGGAAATGGAGATTCCTAATGCTTTTGCAATGCGAGCAACATTTTTGATACCAGGATTACGCAGGCCCCTTTCAATTCCACTAACATACGTCGGATCAAGAGTAGCCCGTTCTGCGAGCTTCTCTTGAGTCAATTTTTTGCTAACCCTTTTTGTACGAACTGCGTCCCCAAATGCCTTGAGAACAGGATCATGCGATGGCATTGACTCATCGTCTATGGACCAACCAGCTTCGTCCATGGACGATGAGTCAAGTCCACAGGCAATTGGTCAAGTATTGCCAGACAAGGAAGCACCATGTTCAACCTCTTCAAAAGGAAAAAAACCGAAGCCAGACTCGAAATCCTCAACACCCTATTCAGCGACATGCGCCACACGCAACACGCAACAAGCCATCCTGCTCCGTGC
The Pedosphaera parvula Ellin514 DNA segment above includes these coding regions:
- a CDS encoding ATP-binding protein, translating into MPNLHFKTNVLLKSIIGKDLINNDNIAVLELVKNAFDAGSRKVDISFKNILSNDDSENPIYSKHSSKIIIQDWGKGMDLGAIENRWLNIAFSEKKTKKKEFDRVLAGAKGIGRFSCDRLGHFLDIYTKTKKGPIVHLKVNWKDFEIDDAPDKRIETVPVEVAIITKSTFLKTTRFKGFNHGTILEISKLRSEWNDEKLLSLRRYLERLLNPNQAFSKTPFSLFLAAPEFNESVSGEIKNQIFTRLDFTSTSIESQVSEDGSTITTILRDKGRLIFELVEENNRFHLLKGVKAVIYYLNPYAKGYFKKMTGFDKVQFGSIFLFINGFRIPPYGEEKDDWLGLDRHKAQGYARNLGTREVVGRIEIEDPQGYYKIVSSREGVVRDTRTEQITDRKGFYFLAHRRLERYVTEGLNWDKAPDSSVRAFEQKAKEPGWKFDPSEEVYTESEKDKRLRVLQTLATTINTSPDQVIKLFINTELIKALSEEEEEKVQQIISGFSGYRNNLALATTSALKRVQALFERQKKRLESVVAEKEELAQKVDSLAGENLFLKSALSTDSKEVMALQHQIGISANRVDRKLLDLKRAIETGGNREKQYQLINVISLEIRKIQSVSRYVTKANFSVEAKWIEDDLIKFIKEYVQNVYQEYQEFKVNNTQLNIEVLCSPKLKWHTRFTPLEIIIILDNLFDNSRKAGASAVEVSCQLLKDQVLEIRVLDNGNGIIPECADKIFDFGFTTTDGSGLGLYHAKQLITKMGGEIKIGRILKKGAEIIIHLKK
- a CDS encoding DNA cytosine methyltransferase, which gives rise to MSKRRRRQPNLTVVDLFAGCGGLSYGLMKAGWKGVIAIEKDPMAFATLKHNLVDMEEHFAWPKWLPTTSHDIKKVIRKYPSELKKLAGKITLVAGGPPCQGFSVNGKRQEKDQRNRLVKSYVAFVKIVKPKLLLFENVRGFTMEFAKNGSGEIYSDKVCKLLRKLGYDVFADVIDFAGYGVPQRRRRYILVGTLKGSAKAFFKLIKKQKVGFLKRKGLPTRCTVSQAIRDLQKCNGLIKSPDSKSFLAGTYSTPQSRYQRFLREGVISEVPDSHRFAKHEKSTVRRFRDILRRAPKAKQISEELKAKYKLKKRSITPLCANSVSPTLTSLPDDYIHYSEPRILTVREYARLQSFPDRFEFKGKYTTGGKLRRLEVPRYTQIGNAIPPLFAEQAGLALRKLL
- a CDS encoding helix-turn-helix domain-containing protein, which produces MDEAGWSIDDESMPSHDPVLKAFGDAVRTKRVSKKLTQEKLAERATLDPTYVSGIERGLRNPGIKNVARIAKALGISISELCKGVDA